One Georgenia wutianyii DNA segment encodes these proteins:
- a CDS encoding thymidine phosphorylase — translation MTEAFDVVDIIRTKRDGGTLSVAEIDWVVDAYTRGVVADEQMSALAMAIFLRGMDRGEIARWTAAMIASGERMDFSGLSRPTADKHSTGGVGDKITLPLAPLVAVFDVAVPQLSGRGLGHTGGTLDKLEAIPGWRADLDNDAILRQLEDIGAVICAAGTGLAPADKKLYALRDTTGTVEAIPLIASSIMSKKIAEGTGSLVLDVKVGSGAFMKDIDAARELARTMVALGTDAGVRTTALLTDMSTPLGLTAGNGLEVRESVEVLAGGGPADVVELTVALAREMLDAAGRTDADPRAALADGRAMDVWRRMISAQGGDPDAPLPTAKETETITAQEDGVLTRLDAYAVGVCAWRLGAGRARQGDAVQAAAGVELHAKPGDRVTAGQPLLTMHTDTPERFDRARQALEGGIDIGASDEGVRAGEVVLEKIAG, via the coding sequence ATGACCGAAGCCTTCGACGTCGTCGACATCATCCGGACCAAGCGTGACGGCGGCACCCTCTCCGTCGCAGAGATCGACTGGGTGGTGGACGCCTACACCCGCGGCGTCGTCGCCGACGAGCAGATGTCCGCCCTCGCCATGGCGATCTTCCTGCGCGGGATGGACCGCGGGGAGATCGCCCGCTGGACCGCCGCGATGATCGCCTCTGGCGAGCGGATGGACTTCTCCGGCCTCAGCCGGCCCACCGCCGACAAGCACTCGACCGGGGGAGTGGGCGACAAGATCACCCTGCCCCTCGCCCCGCTCGTCGCCGTCTTCGACGTCGCCGTGCCCCAGCTGTCCGGGCGCGGTCTGGGCCACACCGGCGGCACCCTCGACAAGCTCGAGGCGATCCCCGGCTGGCGTGCGGACCTCGACAACGACGCCATCCTGCGCCAGCTCGAGGACATCGGCGCGGTCATCTGCGCCGCCGGCACCGGCCTGGCCCCGGCGGACAAGAAGCTCTACGCGCTGCGCGACACCACCGGCACCGTCGAGGCCATCCCGCTCATCGCCTCCTCGATCATGAGCAAGAAGATCGCCGAGGGCACCGGCTCGCTCGTCCTGGACGTCAAGGTCGGCTCGGGCGCGTTCATGAAGGACATCGACGCCGCCCGCGAGCTCGCCCGCACGATGGTCGCCCTCGGCACCGACGCGGGCGTGCGCACCACCGCCCTGCTCACCGACATGTCCACCCCGCTCGGCCTCACCGCCGGCAACGGCCTGGAGGTCCGCGAGTCGGTCGAGGTACTCGCCGGTGGCGGTCCCGCCGACGTCGTCGAGCTCACCGTGGCCCTCGCCCGGGAGATGCTCGACGCCGCCGGTCGCACCGACGCCGACCCGCGCGCCGCGCTCGCCGACGGCCGCGCGATGGACGTGTGGCGCCGGATGATCAGCGCCCAGGGCGGCGACCCGGACGCCCCGCTGCCCACCGCCAAGGAGACCGAGACGATCACGGCGCAGGAGGACGGCGTGCTCACGCGCCTGGACGCCTACGCCGTCGGCGTGTGCGCGTGGCGCCTGGGCGCCGGCCGCGCCCGCCAGGGCGACGCCGTCCAGGCCGCAGCGGGCGTCGAGCTGCACGCGAAGCCGGGCGACCGGGTGACCGCGGGCCAGCCCCTGCTCACCATGCACACCGACACCCCCGAGCGCTTCGACCGCGCCCGTCAGGCCCTGGAGGGCGGCATCGACATCGGTGCCTCCGACGAGGGCGTCCGGGCCGGTGAGGTCGTCCTCGAGAAGATCGCTGGCTGA
- a CDS encoding trypsin-like peptidase domain-containing protein produces the protein MDERPGEQEPGYPPAPAPRTEPYSVDDEREPVDDAALEDDDPQDAAPEAPAGPALASRDDAAPRQRRRLGWRSRRGAHRPGATPPPAEGFPWAAPADAAAQQPAAGAQDPWPPAGGQPAEHGSWAPRPEETPAPQHPAAPWPGDAPGAEQQGAQQPASEPWPRTGSALPWSSPAGGGTPEEGAPTDATTVHPTTVHPTADHPTPAHPAAAAPDGTQHAAQAGPWQASQQWQAPGQPWHGPGQWPAGPEGAGRRRRRGTVGTGVVVLLVLVALLGGVVLGALGARALWPAQTSGALPLPSSPTSTDRAPESIAGIAAAALDSTVFIEVVSGTSASSGSGMVLREDGYLVTNNHVIAAAADGGGRVAVTFIDGTQEPAEIVGRTADYDLAVLKVDLDGLTPLPLADSDSLVVGDPVVAVGAPLGLEGTVTSGIISALNRPVQAGGDSGGTSFINAIQTDAAINPGNSGGPLLNTAGEVIGINTAIAQAGGRQTGSIGLGFAIPSNQVRRTAEQIIETGRATYPVIGVALDTRYTGEGVQVLQDGAADTPAVTPGGPGDEAGIEPGDIITHFDGQPVTTPSELIVAVRSRAPGDTVVLTVRTEDGQEREVEVVLDEADSG, from the coding sequence ATGGACGAACGACCCGGCGAGCAGGAGCCCGGCTACCCGCCCGCGCCGGCGCCCCGCACCGAGCCCTACAGCGTGGACGACGAGCGTGAGCCCGTCGACGACGCCGCCCTCGAGGACGACGACCCCCAGGACGCCGCCCCCGAGGCCCCTGCCGGACCCGCCCTCGCCTCCCGCGACGACGCCGCCCCACGCCAGAGGCGACGTCTCGGGTGGCGCTCCCGCCGCGGCGCGCACCGGCCCGGCGCCACGCCGCCGCCGGCCGAGGGCTTCCCCTGGGCCGCGCCGGCCGACGCCGCGGCGCAGCAGCCCGCCGCAGGGGCGCAGGACCCGTGGCCGCCCGCCGGCGGGCAGCCGGCCGAGCACGGCTCGTGGGCACCGCGGCCCGAGGAGACGCCCGCACCGCAGCACCCGGCCGCCCCGTGGCCGGGGGACGCCCCCGGCGCCGAGCAGCAGGGGGCGCAGCAGCCCGCCTCCGAGCCGTGGCCGCGGACCGGCTCCGCCCTGCCCTGGTCCTCCCCGGCGGGCGGTGGCACGCCCGAGGAGGGTGCCCCCACCGACGCGACCACCGTCCACCCGACCACCGTCCACCCGACCGCCGACCACCCGACCCCCGCCCACCCGGCCGCAGCCGCGCCGGACGGCACGCAGCACGCCGCCCAGGCCGGACCGTGGCAGGCCTCCCAGCAGTGGCAGGCGCCCGGGCAGCCGTGGCACGGACCGGGGCAGTGGCCCGCCGGACCGGAGGGCGCCGGCCGGCGCCGTCGGCGCGGGACGGTGGGGACCGGCGTCGTCGTCCTCCTCGTCCTCGTCGCCCTGCTCGGCGGCGTCGTCCTCGGGGCCCTGGGCGCCCGGGCGCTGTGGCCCGCCCAGACCTCCGGCGCGCTGCCGCTGCCGAGCAGCCCGACGTCCACCGACCGCGCCCCGGAGTCGATCGCCGGGATCGCCGCGGCGGCGCTGGACAGCACCGTCTTCATCGAGGTCGTCAGCGGCACGAGCGCCTCCAGCGGCAGCGGCATGGTCCTGCGTGAGGACGGCTACCTCGTGACGAACAACCACGTCATCGCCGCGGCGGCCGACGGTGGCGGCCGGGTGGCGGTGACCTTCATCGACGGCACGCAGGAGCCGGCCGAGATCGTCGGCCGCACCGCCGACTACGACCTCGCCGTCCTCAAGGTCGACCTCGACGGCCTCACCCCGCTTCCCCTCGCCGACTCCGACTCCCTCGTCGTGGGGGACCCGGTCGTCGCCGTCGGCGCGCCGCTCGGCCTGGAGGGGACCGTGACGAGCGGGATCATCTCCGCGCTCAACCGGCCGGTGCAGGCCGGCGGCGACAGCGGCGGCACGTCGTTCATCAACGCGATCCAGACCGACGCCGCGATCAACCCCGGCAACTCCGGCGGGCCCCTCCTCAACACGGCGGGCGAGGTCATCGGCATCAACACGGCCATCGCCCAGGCGGGCGGCCGGCAGACCGGGAGCATCGGGCTCGGCTTCGCCATCCCGTCCAACCAGGTGCGCCGCACGGCCGAGCAGATCATCGAGACCGGCCGCGCCACCTACCCGGTCATCGGCGTCGCCCTCGACACCCGCTACACGGGCGAGGGCGTCCAGGTGCTCCAGGACGGCGCCGCCGACACCCCCGCGGTGACGCCCGGCGGTCCGGGCGACGAGGCCGGCATCGAGCCGGGCGACATCATCACCCACTTCGACGGCCAGCCCGTCACCACCCCCTCCGAGCTCATCGTCGCCGTGCGCTCGCGCGCGCCGGGCGACACGGTCGTGCTCACGGTGCGCACCGAGGACGGGCAGGAGCGCGAGGTCGAGGTCGTCCTCGACGAGGCCGACAGCGGCTGA
- a CDS encoding cytidine deaminase, producing the protein MIDDTTWDRLRELARGMLPRAYVPYSRYPVGAAALVDDGRTVTGCNVENASYGLALCAECGLVSELHATGGGRLVAFTCVDGDGTVIIPCGRCRQLLWEHGGPELLVDMPSGIQPMTAVLPEAFGPGHLAGR; encoded by the coding sequence ATGATCGACGACACGACGTGGGACCGGCTGCGCGAGCTCGCCCGGGGGATGCTGCCCCGCGCCTACGTCCCCTACTCCCGCTACCCGGTCGGTGCCGCCGCGCTCGTCGACGACGGCCGCACGGTCACCGGCTGCAACGTCGAGAACGCCTCCTACGGGCTGGCCCTGTGCGCCGAGTGCGGCCTCGTCTCCGAGCTGCACGCCACCGGCGGGGGCCGCCTCGTCGCCTTCACCTGCGTCGACGGCGACGGCACCGTGATCATCCCGTGCGGCCGCTGCCGCCAGCTGCTGTGGGAGCACGGTGGGCCCGAGCTGCTCGTCGACATGCCCTCCGGCATCCAGCCGATGACCGCGGTGCTCCCCGAGGCGTTCGGCCCCGGGCACCTGGCGGGCCGCTGA
- a CDS encoding twin-arginine translocase TatA/TatE family subunit → MPINGSELAVIALLAIILVGPERLPQYAEQLGRLVRNLRQLSATTTERVRAELGPELGDLDLRSLDPRQYDPRRIVRDALREDDVRRATGRAPAGRAPFDDEAT, encoded by the coding sequence GTGCCGATCAACGGGTCCGAGCTCGCCGTCATCGCCCTGCTGGCGATCATCCTCGTCGGCCCCGAGCGCCTGCCCCAGTACGCGGAGCAGCTCGGCCGGCTGGTGCGCAACCTGCGCCAGCTCTCGGCGACGACGACGGAGCGGGTGCGTGCCGAGCTCGGCCCCGAGCTCGGCGACCTCGACCTGCGCTCCCTGGACCCGCGCCAGTACGACCCGCGCCGCATCGTGCGCGACGCGCTGCGAGAGGACGACGTGCGGCGCGCGACCGGCCGTGCACCGGCCGGCCGCGCGCCGTTCGACGACGAGGCGACCTGA
- a CDS encoding O-methyltransferase, with protein MAAEKALSWAYTEEFIAEDDVTAAARRRGEELGAPVVSPGTGAALRLLAAAVGARAVVEIGTGTGVSGLWLLGGMRPDGVLTTIDVDTDYQRAAREAFTAAGVRSARTRLISGRAMDVLPRMADGAYDLVLVDAEPADVADYVQQAVRMLRVGGVLAVTNTLWHDRVADPARRDEATVAMRELGKAVRGDERLTAALLPTGTGLLTAVRRG; from the coding sequence ATCGCTGCCGAGAAGGCCCTCAGCTGGGCCTACACCGAGGAGTTCATCGCCGAGGACGACGTCACCGCCGCGGCCCGGCGCCGCGGCGAGGAGCTCGGCGCCCCCGTCGTCAGCCCGGGGACGGGCGCGGCGCTGCGGCTGCTCGCCGCCGCCGTCGGCGCGCGCGCCGTCGTCGAGATCGGCACGGGCACGGGCGTGAGCGGCCTGTGGCTGCTCGGCGGCATGCGGCCCGACGGCGTCCTCACGACCATCGACGTCGACACCGACTACCAGCGCGCGGCCCGCGAGGCCTTTACCGCCGCCGGGGTGCGCTCGGCGCGCACCCGGCTCATCTCCGGCCGGGCGATGGACGTCCTGCCCCGGATGGCCGACGGCGCCTACGACCTCGTGCTCGTCGACGCCGAGCCGGCCGACGTCGCCGACTACGTCCAGCAGGCGGTGCGCATGCTCCGCGTCGGCGGGGTGCTCGCCGTGACGAACACGCTGTGGCACGACAGGGTCGCCGACCCCGCGCGCCGCGACGAGGCGACCGTGGCGATGCGCGAGCTGGGCAAGGCCGTCCGCGGGGACGAGCGGCTCACCGCGGCCCTGCTGCCCACGGGCACCGGGCTGCTCACCGCCGTCCGGCGCGGCTGA
- a CDS encoding anti-sigma factor family protein, translated as MNHLGNRVAPLVDGQLPAAEAEALLGHAAACPRCAWLLAEERASRAVLSGAQDVEPDPGLTERLLALSPGPAEQRRGRRRAFLVGAGVGAATGVAVVGLAVVGGVAETRTDPNALVAAVSGDAGERPTELPEGLGTEEASDEIVAWLAAEGWSTPETLPHGMRVVDVEVFDTELGEVLELELAGAMAHVRVLQQRGVLAPDSDTTALRAELGGGHEAVLLPTGVHDVALQSADCVVVLLSAPDDATFSDAIRGALPAEGYDTSLGARLARGWESVTRWVEG; from the coding sequence ATGAACCACCTGGGCAACCGCGTCGCCCCCCTCGTCGACGGCCAGCTCCCGGCGGCCGAGGCCGAGGCACTGCTCGGCCACGCCGCCGCCTGCCCGCGCTGCGCGTGGCTGCTCGCCGAGGAGCGGGCCTCGCGCGCCGTGCTCAGCGGCGCCCAGGACGTCGAGCCTGACCCGGGGCTCACCGAGCGGCTCCTCGCGCTGTCGCCCGGGCCGGCCGAGCAGCGCCGCGGGCGGCGCCGGGCCTTCCTCGTGGGCGCCGGCGTCGGGGCCGCGACCGGGGTGGCGGTCGTGGGGCTCGCCGTCGTCGGGGGTGTCGCGGAGACGCGCACCGACCCGAACGCGCTCGTCGCCGCGGTGAGCGGGGACGCGGGGGAGCGCCCCACGGAGCTGCCCGAGGGGCTGGGCACCGAGGAGGCGAGCGACGAGATCGTCGCGTGGCTCGCGGCCGAGGGGTGGAGCACGCCCGAGACGCTGCCGCACGGGATGCGCGTCGTCGACGTCGAGGTCTTCGACACCGAGCTGGGGGAGGTCCTCGAGCTCGAGCTCGCCGGGGCGATGGCGCACGTGCGTGTCCTGCAGCAGCGCGGCGTCCTCGCCCCCGACAGCGACACCACGGCGCTGCGGGCCGAGCTCGGCGGTGGCCACGAGGCCGTGCTCCTGCCGACCGGCGTCCACGACGTCGCCCTGCAGAGCGCCGACTGCGTCGTCGTCCTCCTCTCGGCGCCCGACGACGCAACCTTCAGCGACGCGATCCGCGGCGCCCTCCCGGCAGAGGGCTACGACACCTCGCTCGGCGCGCGGCTGGCCCGCGGCTGGGAGAGTGTGACGCGGTGGGTCGAGGGCTGA
- a CDS encoding ABC transporter permease, with translation MSEDQVPRREEHPGDVVAQAEESPSAREQAAGQRPPSRSSQFAREILSGSWLVTVLAIVIALALSAILIAAADTRVQEAASYFFTRPGDLLSAAWDAIASAYNALFRGAIFDYRAETFTRAIRPLTETLVFSVPLVFTGLGIAVAFRAGMFNIGGQGQIILGAVAGGWVGFALDLPIVLHIILAVIAAMLGGAIYGGIAGVLKARTGANEVIVTIMLNNIAVYFIGWLLTQPAFQQGGSALPRSPYVRDTSLYGLILGEGFRLHFGFIVMIAVTALVWWLVERSTFGFELRAVGANIDAARNSGVSVNKVMILAMLIAGALSGLGGSAQVLGTEQLLTSGVAATYGFDAITVALLGRSRPWGTLAAGLLFGALKAGGFLMQSTTDTPIDIILVVQSIIVLLIAAPPLVRAIFRLPAPDRPRRRSALVAKEAAA, from the coding sequence GTGAGCGAGGACCAGGTCCCCCGCCGCGAGGAGCACCCGGGCGACGTCGTCGCCCAGGCCGAGGAGTCCCCCTCGGCCCGTGAGCAGGCCGCCGGGCAGCGGCCCCCGAGCCGGAGCTCGCAGTTCGCCCGCGAGATCCTCTCCGGCAGCTGGCTCGTCACCGTCCTGGCGATCGTCATCGCCCTGGCGCTGAGCGCGATCCTCATCGCCGCCGCCGACACCCGGGTCCAGGAGGCCGCGAGCTACTTCTTCACCCGGCCCGGAGACCTCCTCTCGGCCGCGTGGGACGCCATCGCCTCCGCGTACAACGCCCTGTTCCGCGGCGCGATCTTCGACTACCGGGCGGAGACCTTCACCCGGGCGATCCGGCCGCTCACCGAGACCCTCGTGTTCTCCGTGCCGCTCGTGTTCACCGGTCTGGGCATCGCCGTCGCCTTCCGCGCCGGCATGTTCAACATCGGTGGCCAGGGCCAGATCATCCTCGGCGCCGTCGCCGGTGGCTGGGTCGGCTTCGCGCTCGACCTGCCGATCGTCCTGCACATCATCCTCGCGGTGATCGCCGCGATGCTCGGCGGCGCGATCTACGGCGGCATCGCCGGTGTCCTCAAGGCCCGGACCGGTGCCAACGAGGTGATCGTCACGATCATGCTCAACAACATCGCCGTGTACTTCATCGGCTGGCTGCTCACCCAGCCCGCCTTCCAGCAGGGCGGGTCCGCCCTGCCCCGCTCGCCCTACGTGCGCGACACCTCGCTCTACGGGCTCATCCTCGGCGAGGGCTTCCGCCTCCACTTCGGCTTCATCGTCATGATCGCGGTCACCGCGCTCGTGTGGTGGCTCGTGGAGCGCTCGACGTTCGGCTTCGAGCTGCGCGCCGTCGGCGCCAACATCGACGCCGCCCGCAACTCGGGCGTCTCGGTGAACAAGGTGATGATCCTCGCGATGCTCATCGCCGGCGCGCTCTCCGGCCTCGGTGGCTCGGCGCAGGTGCTCGGCACCGAGCAGCTCCTCACGTCGGGCGTCGCCGCGACCTACGGCTTCGACGCGATCACCGTCGCCCTGCTCGGCCGCTCCCGCCCGTGGGGCACCCTGGCGGCCGGCCTGCTCTTCGGCGCCCTCAAGGCCGGTGGGTTCCTCATGCAGTCGACCACCGACACCCCCATCGACATCATCCTCGTCGTGCAGTCGATCATCGTGCTCCTCATCGCTGCACCCCCACTCGTCCGCGCGATCTTCCGCCTGCCGGCTCCCGACCGGCCCCGGCGCAGGTCGGCGCTCGTCGCGAAGGAGGCTGCGGCATGA
- the sigE gene encoding RNA polymerase sigma factor SigE, producing the protein MTTDDATWTTPSWEEIVRDHSARVYRLAYRLTGNKADAEDLTQETFVRVFRSLHSYQPGSFEGWLHRITTNLFLDGARKRSRVRVTQLGEQAEDLPASHEEHDLHRRFEHGHVDPDVQAALSALPPKYRAAVVLCDVEGLSYEEIAATLGIKMGTVRSRIHRGRAMLRDQLAHLRPGVREMAG; encoded by the coding sequence ATGACGACCGACGACGCCACCTGGACCACGCCGTCCTGGGAGGAGATCGTCAGGGACCACTCGGCCCGGGTCTACCGGCTGGCCTACCGGCTCACCGGCAACAAGGCCGACGCCGAGGACCTCACGCAGGAGACGTTCGTCCGGGTATTCCGCTCGCTGCACTCCTACCAGCCCGGGTCCTTCGAGGGCTGGCTGCACCGGATCACGACCAACCTCTTCCTCGACGGCGCCCGCAAGCGCTCGCGGGTGCGGGTCACCCAGCTCGGGGAGCAGGCGGAGGACCTGCCCGCCTCCCACGAGGAGCACGACCTGCACCGGCGCTTCGAGCACGGGCACGTGGACCCCGACGTCCAGGCCGCCCTCAGCGCGCTGCCCCCGAAGTACCGCGCGGCAGTCGTGCTGTGCGACGTCGAGGGGCTGTCCTACGAGGAGATCGCCGCGACGCTCGGGATCAAGATGGGCACCGTGCGCTCGCGGATCCACCGGGGGCGCGCCATGCTGCGCGACCAGCTCGCCCACCTGCGGCCCGGTGTCCGGGAGATGGCCGGATGA
- a CDS encoding ABC transporter ATP-binding protein has translation MKLELRGITKRFGPLVANDSIDLVVEPGEIHALLGENGAGKSTLMNVLYGLYEPDEGQILLDGEPVTFNGPGDAVAAGIGMVHQHFMLVPVFTVAESVALGYEPAGPLGVIDRRAARKRVKEISDRFGFNLDPDAVIEDLPVGAQQRVEIIKALSREAKVLILDEPTAVLTPQETDELIAIMRQLKAEGTSIVFITHKLREVRAIADSITVIRRGKVVGEASPTSSETELASLMVGRSVSMAVDKAPAEPGEEELVISDLTVLDAKGSAAVDRVDLTVRRGEIVVIAGVQGNGQTELTETILGLTDPLSGSIRIAGREMVGQPVKERLRAGLGFVPEDRSTSGVISSFSVAENFVLDLYDTRPFARFGTVLPSVVDANARRRSQEFDVRLTDVQDPISTLSGGNQQKVVVAREMSRPLRVLVASQPTRGVDVGSIEFIHERLVVERDNGTAVLLVSSELDEVMALADRIAVMYRGRVVGIVPGDTERDVLGLMMAGVPLEEARAQSAEHRTALAAADVMSEEKL, from the coding sequence GTGAAGCTCGAGCTTCGCGGCATCACCAAGCGCTTCGGTCCGCTCGTCGCCAACGACTCCATCGACCTGGTCGTCGAGCCCGGCGAGATCCACGCCCTCCTCGGTGAGAACGGAGCCGGCAAGAGCACCCTGATGAACGTGCTCTACGGCCTCTACGAGCCCGACGAGGGGCAGATCCTCCTCGACGGCGAGCCCGTGACGTTCAACGGCCCCGGCGACGCCGTCGCCGCCGGCATCGGCATGGTGCACCAGCACTTCATGCTCGTCCCGGTCTTCACCGTCGCGGAGTCCGTCGCGCTCGGCTACGAGCCGGCCGGACCCCTCGGTGTCATCGACCGCCGCGCCGCCCGCAAGCGGGTCAAGGAGATCTCCGACCGCTTCGGCTTCAACCTCGACCCCGACGCCGTCATCGAGGACCTGCCCGTCGGCGCCCAGCAGCGCGTGGAGATCATCAAGGCGCTCTCCCGCGAGGCCAAGGTGCTCATCCTCGACGAGCCGACCGCCGTGCTCACCCCGCAGGAGACCGACGAGCTCATCGCGATCATGCGTCAGCTCAAGGCCGAGGGCACGTCCATCGTCTTCATCACGCACAAGCTGCGCGAGGTCCGCGCGATCGCGGACTCGATCACCGTCATCCGGCGCGGCAAGGTCGTCGGCGAGGCGAGCCCCACGTCCTCCGAGACCGAGCTCGCCTCCCTCATGGTGGGCCGCAGCGTGAGCATGGCCGTCGACAAGGCGCCCGCGGAGCCGGGCGAGGAGGAGCTCGTCATCTCCGACCTCACCGTGCTCGACGCCAAGGGCAGCGCGGCGGTCGACCGGGTCGACCTCACCGTGCGACGCGGCGAGATCGTCGTCATCGCCGGTGTCCAGGGCAACGGTCAGACCGAGCTCACCGAGACGATCCTCGGGCTCACCGACCCGCTGAGCGGCTCCATCCGCATCGCCGGCCGCGAGATGGTCGGCCAGCCGGTCAAGGAGCGCCTGCGCGCCGGGCTCGGCTTCGTCCCCGAGGACCGCTCGACGAGCGGTGTCATCTCGAGCTTCTCGGTCGCCGAGAACTTCGTCCTCGACCTGTACGACACGCGGCCCTTCGCCCGCTTCGGCACCGTGCTGCCGAGCGTCGTCGACGCGAACGCCCGCCGGCGCTCGCAGGAGTTCGACGTGCGTCTCACTGACGTGCAGGACCCGATCTCCACCCTGTCCGGAGGCAACCAGCAGAAGGTCGTCGTGGCCCGGGAGATGTCCCGCCCGCTGCGCGTCCTCGTCGCCTCCCAGCCGACGCGCGGCGTCGACGTCGGGTCGATCGAGTTCATCCACGAGCGGCTCGTCGTCGAGCGGGACAACGGCACCGCCGTCCTCCTCGTGTCGAGCGAGCTCGACGAGGTGATGGCCCTGGCCGACCGGATCGCGGTGATGTACCGCGGACGCGTCGTCGGCATCGTCCCGGGGGACACGGAGCGCGACGTCCTCGGCCTCATGATGGCCGGCGTCCCGCTCGAGGAGGCCCGCGCCCAGTCCGCGGAGCACCGCACGGCCCTGGCCGCCGCGGACGTCATGAGTGAGGAGAAGCTGTGA
- the deoC gene encoding deoxyribose-phosphate aldolase: MTPRAAVAQLIDHTLLKPEATHDQVAALVAEAKELGVLAVCVSPSHLPLEDAEGVVVATVCGFPSGAHHSEVKAAEAARCVADGAAEVDMVINLAAAYEGDWARVEADIAAVRAAAPAPTVLKVIIESAALDDEQIVAACRAAEAAGADFVKTSTGFHPAGGASVHAVELMARTVGGRLGVKASGGIRDAAAAQAMIDAGATRLGLSASAAVLDGFPEA, encoded by the coding sequence ATGACCCCGCGCGCCGCCGTCGCCCAGCTGATCGACCACACCCTGCTCAAGCCCGAGGCGACCCACGACCAGGTGGCCGCGCTGGTCGCCGAGGCCAAGGAGCTCGGCGTCCTCGCCGTGTGCGTCTCGCCCTCGCACCTCCCGCTGGAGGACGCCGAGGGCGTCGTCGTCGCCACGGTGTGCGGCTTCCCCTCCGGCGCCCACCACAGCGAGGTCAAGGCTGCCGAGGCGGCCCGGTGCGTCGCCGACGGCGCCGCCGAGGTCGACATGGTCATCAACCTCGCCGCCGCCTACGAGGGCGACTGGGCGCGTGTCGAGGCCGACATCGCGGCCGTCCGCGCCGCCGCCCCGGCCCCGACCGTCCTCAAGGTCATCATCGAGTCCGCGGCCCTGGACGACGAGCAGATCGTCGCCGCCTGCCGCGCCGCCGAGGCCGCGGGGGCGGACTTCGTCAAGACCTCGACCGGCTTCCACCCCGCGGGCGGGGCGAGCGTCCACGCCGTGGAGCTCATGGCCCGTACCGTCGGTGGCCGGCTGGGCGTCAAGGCCTCCGGCGGCATCCGCGACGCGGCCGCCGCGCAGGCGATGATCGACGCCGGCGCCACCCGCCTGGGCCTGTCCGCCTCGGCCGCCGTGCTCGACGGCTTCCCCGAGGCCTGA
- a CDS encoding ABC transporter permease: protein MSTATMPAEKTPVIVPPVKWRAPGIMIAFTLVSLFGFVLFTESEETTTFRTATGGEVTELPNTIVPTVPALWVLTLVMAAVAAYAAFRAVRREPAGWWPPSVFGAAFVLAFLTWAGAGGTIPLTSLLIGGLALSVPLVFGALSGVMCERSGVVNIAIEGQLLAGAFLSAIVASLAGNPYVGVIAAPIAGALVGVLLVFFSVKYWVDQIIVGVVLNVLVLGLTTFFFSTVLSDNPDLNQRFRLPTLPVPILSDIPIIGPVLFNQNILVYLMYAAIIALQFFLFRSRWGLRVRAVGEHPKAADTVGINVIRTRWVTPILGSALAGLGGAFFTLGSGLAFGRDMSAGNGFIALAAMILGRWNPIGAVAAALLFGLSRNLANMLSTMGGAGIPGEFLLMLPYVITIFAVAGLVGRVRPPAAENKPYIK from the coding sequence ATGAGCACCGCCACCATGCCCGCCGAGAAGACGCCCGTGATCGTCCCGCCCGTCAAGTGGCGCGCGCCCGGGATCATGATCGCCTTCACCCTCGTCTCCCTGTTCGGGTTCGTCCTGTTCACCGAGTCCGAGGAGACGACGACCTTCCGCACCGCCACCGGCGGGGAGGTCACCGAGCTGCCCAACACCATCGTCCCGACGGTGCCGGCGCTGTGGGTGCTCACCCTCGTCATGGCCGCGGTGGCCGCCTACGCCGCGTTCCGCGCCGTCCGGCGTGAGCCGGCCGGGTGGTGGCCGCCGTCGGTCTTCGGCGCGGCCTTCGTCCTCGCCTTCCTCACCTGGGCCGGGGCCGGCGGGACCATCCCGCTGACCTCCCTCCTCATCGGTGGGCTCGCCCTGTCGGTGCCGCTCGTCTTCGGCGCCCTCTCCGGCGTCATGTGCGAGCGCTCCGGCGTCGTCAACATCGCGATCGAGGGCCAGCTGCTCGCCGGTGCGTTCCTCTCCGCGATCGTCGCCTCGCTGGCCGGCAACCCGTACGTCGGCGTCATCGCCGCACCGATCGCCGGTGCGCTCGTCGGCGTCCTGCTCGTGTTCTTCAGCGTGAAGTACTGGGTCGACCAGATCATCGTCGGTGTCGTGCTCAACGTCCTCGTGCTCGGCCTGACGACGTTCTTCTTCTCCACCGTCCTCAGCGACAACCCGGACCTCAACCAGCGCTTCCGGCTGCCGACGCTCCCGGTGCCGATCCTCTCGGACATCCCGATCATCGGCCCGGTGCTCTTCAACCAGAACATCCTCGTGTACCTCATGTACGCGGCGATCATCGCGCTGCAGTTCTTCCTGTTCCGCAGCCGCTGGGGCCTGCGGGTGCGCGCCGTCGGCGAGCACCCCAAGGCCGCGGACACCGTCGGCATCAACGTCATCCGCACCCGGTGGGTCACCCCGATCCTCGGCAGCGCCCTCGCCGGCCTCGGCGGTGCGTTCTTCACCCTGGGCTCGGGCCTGGCGTTCGGCCGGGACATGTCCGCCGGCAACGGCTTCATCGCCCTCGCGGCGATGATCCTCGGCCGGTGGAACCCGATCGGGGCCGTCGCCGCAGCGCTCCTGTTCGGGCTGTCGCGTAACCTCGCCAACATGCTGAGCACGATGGGTGGCGCGGGCATCCCCGGGGAGTTCCTCCTCATGCTGCCCTACGTCATCACCATCTTCGCCGTCGCCGGCCTCGTCGGGCGGGTCCGCCCGCCGGCCGCGGAGAACAAGCCCTACATCAAGTAG